One genomic segment of Lampris incognitus isolate fLamInc1 chromosome 2, fLamInc1.hap2, whole genome shotgun sequence includes these proteins:
- the aurkaip1 gene encoding aurora kinase A-interacting protein codes for MIGDLRMFISRVGPRLTLLCRVTAKLHSGSVQSAGAAYCPSLKGKLGCYSTAANNTSPPRWVQLEPELEEALVPRKLSVSPLESWLSLRYSLPPLAEAPQPLSEVELLEEKVLPPFSVPLLEDGESSSTPVPLSCKNVLKIRRRKMNRHKYRKLMKRTKFLRKRVLEGRGKKKQKRFEKDMKRIWRRAGLKKPPEGWSVPKLFIKQYGNRKD; via the exons ATGATCGGAGACCTGAGAATGTTTATTTCAAGGGTCGGTCCTCGTCTCACGCTGCTTTGCCGAGTGACTG CTAAACTTCACAGTGGATCTGTACAATCTGCCGGTGCTGCTTACTGCCCCTCTTTAAAAGGCAAACTCGGATGTTACTCAACTGCAGCAAACAACACCTCACCTCCACGATGGGTCCAACTTGAGCCAGAACTGGAAGAGGCCCTTGTGCCTCGTAAACTGTCAGTAAGCCCATTGGAGAGCTGGCTCTCTCTGCGTTACTCCCTCCCTCCTCTTGCGGAGGCTCCACAGCCCCTCAGTGAAGTAGAGTTGCTGGAGGAGAAGGTATTGCCACCATTTTCTGTCCCTCTTTTGGAGGATGGGGAGAGCTCATCAACACCAGTACCCCTTAGTTGTAAGAATGTTCTGAAGATCAGAAGGCGGAAGATGAACAGGCACAAGTACAGGAAGCTGATGAAACGGACGAAATTCCTTAGAAAGAGGGTGCTTGAAGGCAGGGGAAAAAAGAAGCAG AAGCGATTTGAGAAAGATATGAAGAGGATTTGGAGGCGGGCCGGACTGAAGAAACCTCCTGAGGGATGGAGTGTGCCTAAGCTCTTCATTAAACAATACGGAAACAGAAAGGACTGA